Proteins from a single region of Salvelinus sp. IW2-2015 linkage group LG4p, ASM291031v2, whole genome shotgun sequence:
- the LOC111959701 gene encoding 60S ribosomal export protein NMD3 isoform X1 translates to MEYMQAPATSSQGNILCCTCGIPIPPNPANMCVSCLRTTVDISEGIPKQVNLHFCKQCERYLQPPASWVQCALESRELLALCLKKLKGNMTKVRLIDAGFLWTEPHSKRIKLKVTIQKEVMNGAILQQVFVVEFVIQGQMCDDCHRVEAKDFWNSVVQVRQKTSHKKTFYYLEQLILKHKLHQNALNIKEINEGIDFYYATKQHAQKMVDFLQCTVPCRSKTSQRLISHDIHSNTFNYKSTYSIEIVPVCKDNVVCLSPRLAQSLGNMGQVCVCARVTSTIHLIDPNTLQIAEVDGGTYWRNPFNSLVSPRQLEEFIVMDTDIIRNQKLXAGAGMRSNKHTLAEVWVQKTSEMDTAQQYHCRTHLGHLLNIGDLVQGFDFANSNVNDEFLNKMNPSHIPDVVLIKKSYNRSKRVKRRNWKLKEMDKDREGMAPEDERQYQDFLEDLEEDEALRKNVNIFRDASKIPVESDTDDEGAPRISLMEMLEDLSLTDATGGEGADMLTE, encoded by the exons ATGGAGTACATGCAAGCTCCTGCTACAAGCAGCCAGGGGAACAT CCTGTGCTGCACCTGTGGCATCCCTATCCCCCCAAACCCAGCCAACATGTGTGTGTCCTGCCTCAGGACCACAGTGGACATCTCCGAGGGAATCCCCAAGCAAGTCAATCTGCACTTCTGCAAGCAGTGTGAACG GTACTTGCAGCCTCCAGCCTCCTGGGTGCAGTGTGCTCTGGAGTCCAGGGAACTGCTCGCCCTCTGCCTTAAAAAACTGAAGGGCAACATGACCAAA GTGCGTCTGATCGATGCTGGATTCCTGTGGACGGAACCCCACTCCAAGCGGATCAAGTTGAAGGTGACCATAcagaaagag GTGATGAACGGAGCCATCCTGCAGCAGGTGTTTGTGGTGGAGTTTGTCATCCAGGGCCAGATGTGTGACGACTGCCACCGTGTCGAGGCCAAGGACTTCTGGAACTCTGTGGTACAAGTCAGACAGAAG ACTTCTCACAAGAARACSTTYTACTACCTGGAGCAGCTGATTCTCAARCACAAACTCCATCAGAACGCACTCAACATCAAGGAGATCAATG agGGTATTGATTTCTACTATGCCACCAAGCAGCATGCTCAGAAGATGGTGGATTTCCTCCAGTGCACAGTCCCCTGCAG GTCGAAGACCTCCCAGCGCCTCATCTCCCACGACATCCACTCAAACACATTCAACTACAAGAGCACCTACTCCATTGAGATTGTTCCTGTTTGCAAG GACAACGTGGTGTGTCTGTCACCTCGTCTGGCTCAGAGCCTGGGGAACAtgggccaggtgtgtgtgtgcgcccgagTCACCAGCA CCATCCACCTCATTGACCCCAACACCCTGCAGA TCGCTGAGGTGGACGGGGGCACATACTGGCGCAACCCCTTCAACAGCCTCGTTAGCCCACGGCAACTGGAGGAGTTCATCGTCATGGATACTGACATCATCAGGAACCAGAAGCTGRGGGCGGGAGCAGGCATGAGGTCCAATAAG CACACCCTGGCTGAGGTGTGGGTGCAGAAGACCTCAGAGATGGACACGGCTCAGCAGTACCACTGTCGCACCCACCTGGGCCACCTGCTCAACATAGGAGACCTGGTTCAGGG CTTTGACTTTGCCAATTCCAACGTTAATGACGAGTTTCTGAACAAGATGAACCCGAGTCATATTCCTGACGTG GTGCTAATCAAGAAGAGCTACAACCGCAGCAAGAGGGTGAAGCGCAGGAACTGGAAGCTGAAGGAGATGGACAAAGATAGAGAGGGCATGGCGCCTGAAGACGAGAG ACAATACCAGGACTTCCTAGAGGACCTGGAGGAAGACGAAGCCCTGAGAAAGAACGTCAACATCTTCCGAG ATGCGTCTAAGATCCCAGTGGAGAGTGATACGGATGACGAGGGCGCCCCTCGGATCTCTCTgatggagatgctggaggacctCAGCCTAACGGACGCCACCGGGGGAGAGGGAGCCGACATGCTGACCGAATAG
- the LOC111959701 gene encoding 60S ribosomal export protein NMD3 isoform X3 — MEYMQAPATSSQGNILCCTCGIPIPPNPANMCVSCLRTTVDISEGIPKQVNLHFCKQCERYLQPPASWVQCALESRELLALCLKKLKGNMTKVRLIDAGFLWTEPHSKRIKLKVTIQKEVMNGAILQQVFVVEFVIQGQMCDDCHRVEAKDFWNSVVQVRQKTSHKKTFYYLEQLILKHKLHQNALNIKEINEGIDFYYATKQHAQKMVDFLQCTVPCRSKTSQRLISHDIHSNTFNYKSTYSIEIVPVCKDNVVCLSPRLAQSLGNMGQVCVCARYTPTIHLIDPNTLQIAEVDGGTYWRNPFNSLVSPRQLEEFIVMDTDIIRNQKLXAGAGMRSNKHTLAEVWVQKTSEMDTAQQYHCRTHLGHLLNIGDLVQGFDFANSNVNDEFLNKMNPSHIPDVVLIKKSYNRSKRVKRRNWKLKEMDKDREGMAPEDERQYQDFLEDLEEDEALRKNVNIFRDASKIPVESDTDDEGAPRISLMEMLEDLSLTDATGGEGADMLTE; from the exons ATGGAGTACATGCAAGCTCCTGCTACAAGCAGCCAGGGGAACAT CCTGTGCTGCACCTGTGGCATCCCTATCCCCCCAAACCCAGCCAACATGTGTGTGTCCTGCCTCAGGACCACAGTGGACATCTCCGAGGGAATCCCCAAGCAAGTCAATCTGCACTTCTGCAAGCAGTGTGAACG GTACTTGCAGCCTCCAGCCTCCTGGGTGCAGTGTGCTCTGGAGTCCAGGGAACTGCTCGCCCTCTGCCTTAAAAAACTGAAGGGCAACATGACCAAA GTGCGTCTGATCGATGCTGGATTCCTGTGGACGGAACCCCACTCCAAGCGGATCAAGTTGAAGGTGACCATAcagaaagag GTGATGAACGGAGCCATCCTGCAGCAGGTGTTTGTGGTGGAGTTTGTCATCCAGGGCCAGATGTGTGACGACTGCCACCGTGTCGAGGCCAAGGACTTCTGGAACTCTGTGGTACAAGTCAGACAGAAG ACTTCTCACAAGAARACSTTYTACTACCTGGAGCAGCTGATTCTCAARCACAAACTCCATCAGAACGCACTCAACATCAAGGAGATCAATG agGGTATTGATTTCTACTATGCCACCAAGCAGCATGCTCAGAAGATGGTGGATTTCCTCCAGTGCACAGTCCCCTGCAG GTCGAAGACCTCCCAGCGCCTCATCTCCCACGACATCCACTCAAACACATTCAACTACAAGAGCACCTACTCCATTGAGATTGTTCCTGTTTGCAAG GACAACGTGGTGTGTCTGTCACCTCGTCTGGCTCAGAGCCTGGGGAACAtgggccaggtgtgtgtgtgcgcccga TACACACCAACCATTCACCTCATTGACCCCAACACCCTGCAGA TCGCTGAGGTGGACGGGGGCACATACTGGCGCAACCCCTTCAACAGCCTCGTTAGCCCACGGCAACTGGAGGAGTTCATCGTCATGGATACTGACATCATCAGGAACCAGAAGCTGRGGGCGGGAGCAGGCATGAGGTCCAATAAG CACACCCTGGCTGAGGTGTGGGTGCAGAAGACCTCAGAGATGGACACGGCTCAGCAGTACCACTGTCGCACCCACCTGGGCCACCTGCTCAACATAGGAGACCTGGTTCAGGG CTTTGACTTTGCCAATTCCAACGTTAATGACGAGTTTCTGAACAAGATGAACCCGAGTCATATTCCTGACGTG GTGCTAATCAAGAAGAGCTACAACCGCAGCAAGAGGGTGAAGCGCAGGAACTGGAAGCTGAAGGAGATGGACAAAGATAGAGAGGGCATGGCGCCTGAAGACGAGAG ACAATACCAGGACTTCCTAGAGGACCTGGAGGAAGACGAAGCCCTGAGAAAGAACGTCAACATCTTCCGAG ATGCGTCTAAGATCCCAGTGGAGAGTGATACGGATGACGAGGGCGCCCCTCGGATCTCTCTgatggagatgctggaggacctCAGCCTAACGGACGCCACCGGGGGAGAGGGAGCCGACATGCTGACCGAATAG
- the otol1b gene encoding otolin 1b gives MLPYHSALLAVMSLTVTSVSMKTTQRPKYQYTKKPMPYREQPQITMQPLTTIIPKTLKSVEKSDPMDPYPLATTETTTYPSDAYQDYYTETTGPPGVGHDNYTMDYNECYFNFCECCPPERGPRGPKGDRGLPGSPGEEGERGPRGFSGLAGSNGTMGTKGDRGVKGDLGYRGMAGTLGNPGKPGERGGFGFKGEKGDSGPPGVKGDQGEKGESQNGTKGERGEPGMEGPTGPPGLAGVQDQKGDKGDKGECGTFGERGLKGDRGDPGPPGIQGQVGLPGVDGMQGSPGVAGDQGDLGPPGAQGEPGVRGLPGPQGGRGMFGPKGDRGPPGMRGDRGPRGIRGAKGNGVIQKRSAFSVGLSPSKSFPPSGFPVRFDKVFYNGENHYNSSSNSFTCAHGGVYVFSYHITVRNKPLRAALVVNGVRKVRTRDSLYGQDIDQASSLVLLQLVVGDQVWLETLRDWNGVYASSEDDSTFSGFLLYADKP, from the exons ATGCTCCCCTATCACTCGGCACTCTTGGCAGTGATGTCACTCACAGTGACCAGTGTATCGATGAAGACCACTCAGCGGCCAAAGTACCAATACACCAAGAAGCCCATGCCTTACCGCGAGCAGCCCCAGATTACCATGCAGCCCCTAACCACCATCATCCCTAAGACACTGAAATCAGTGGAGAAATCAGATCCCATGGACCCCTACCCTCTGGCTACCACAGAGACCACAACCTACCCCAGCGATGCCTACCAGGATTACTATACTGAAACCACAGGGCCCCCTGGTGTTGGGCATGATAATTACACAATGGATTATAACGAGTGCTACTTCAATTTTTGTGAGTGCTGTCCACCAGAGAGGGGCCCTCGAGGGCCAAAAGGGGACAGAGGACTACCAG GTTCACCTGGAGAAGAGGGGGAGCGAGGACCCAGAGGCTTTTCTGGACTGGCTGGTTCAAATGGAACTATGGGGACAAAAGGAGACAGAG GAGTTAAAGGTGACCTAGGATACCGTGGAATGGCAGGAACTCTGGGTAACCCAGGGAAACCAGGAGAGAGAG GTGGATTTGGCTTCAAAGGTGAAAAAGGTGACAGCGGGCCCCCTGGTGTCAAAGGTGACCAGGGGGAGAAGGGTGAAAGCCAAAATGGGACtaagggtgagagaggggaaccTGGAATGGAAGGCCCAACAGGACCCCCAGGGCTGGCTGGAGTACAAGACCAGAAGGGGGATAAGGGGGACAAAGGAGAGTGTGGGACATTTGGGGAGAGAGGACTGAAGGGCGATAGAGGGGACCCTGGGCCTCCAGGTATTCAGGGACAGGTGGGCCTTCCTGGGGTGGATGGCATGCAGGGCTCCCCTGGTGTGGCGGGCGACCAGGGGGATCTAGGACCCCCAGGGGCTCAAGGTGAGCCAGGGGTGCGAGGGCTGCCTGGAccccagggagggagggggatgttTGGGCCAAAGGGTGACAGAGGCCCCCCTGGGATGAGAGGGGACAGGGGCCCTCGGGGGATCAGAGGGGCGAAGGGTAACGGGGTGATTCAGAAACGCTCAGCTTTCAGTGTGGGCCTCTCTCCCAGCAAGTCCTTCCCTCCATCGGGCTTCCCCGTCCGCTTCGACAAGGTCTTCTACAACGGAGAGAACCACTACAACTCCTCCTCCAACAGCTTCACCTGTGCCCATGGGGGGGTCTACGTGTTCTCCTACCACATAACCGTGCGGAACAAGCCCCTGCGTGCCGCCCTGGTAGTTAATGGGGTGAGGAAGGTGCGGACGCGGGACTCTCTGTATGGCCAGGACATCGACCAGGCGTCAAGCCTGGTGCTGTTGCAGCTGGTGGTGGGGGACCAGGTATGGCTGGAGACACTGAGGGACTGGAACGGTGTCTACGCCAGTAGTGAGGACGACAGCACCTTCTCTGGATTTCTGCTCTACGCTGACAAGCCCTGA
- the LOC111957572 gene encoding serine palmitoyltransferase small subunit B-like, whose product MRMDFQYLKEYLGWLYYQYLLITGIYVLEPWEQSIFNSVLFSSMTMVIYTSYVFVPVHVRLAHNFFCGKQPESTMALIN is encoded by the coding sequence ATGAGGATGGATTTTCAATACCTGAAGGAGTACCTGGGCTGGCTGTACTACCAGTACCTGCTCATCACAGGCATATATGTGCTTGAGCCCTGGGAGCAGTCCATCTTcaactctgtcctcttctcctccatgaccatggtcaTCTACACCTCCTACGTCTTTGTGCCTGTCCACGTGCGTCTGGCACACAACTTCTTCTGCGGGAAACAGCCAGAGAGCACCATGGCACTCATAAACTAA